The DNA window attctagacgtgtgtatcaacccctcgaTGGTACCCctgaatcacctccctcttcacagacctccaccacctcttcctcctcattcatcctctcggaaccaccttcttcaccatctgatatctcctctccttcaacccatccctcagatatttcttcatctctctcacacccttttcccaccagaacacctaacccctacagtgttgtttttcccgactccaggttcactgtcaaccctccaacccctacccctcaatcatttctggagcttttacattctgatgtaaatggctggttggagattctgggtgctgctcaccttaaccatctggataagtatgctacatgcaacctttgggatacctttcgtcaggattttctggctagGGCTatagacactcagagaaggatcatgtctgaagcacctggtgttcgtggtcttcggttggaagttggtgaaagcagctatcaccatctcattaggaacagaagagttcttgaagagaggatacctgcagatgagttggaagaagaaaatccctgcagagacatcgtggtgtggagaccatggtatcctgtgctgactggagattttcagtggctgtttaactggttcagaatgaacccttctgaaaaagtacctcacatggtctttccagtagtggtttatcctgctgaagttgctggtcatactcctccaacaaacctagcagctattcttcaagcgttggaagctggaacttctgagctgcctgaaccagaatatgctaaggctacttctgagtcagactcagatgaggagatggaagatgcacaagctgaagatcttccagaagatcgccctgctgagattgctgtcccttttggcagaaattcgggtgcctcttcttctggtgaaacctcagctctgatggagaccttggaagctcttcatcagaatcaagctatgctggcttctcgtttggacgcgcaagaagcagccaatgctgagtttcgctctttcatggcaaggcaagctacaagcactgacgggattcatgatgttctggtgcggattttgcgtaggctagggtcttagtcatTTAGTCTTTGTAGTtatctttccttgttgcatctgttttcctgcattcctcttttgtaatccttcttgttgaaatcaatgaaaagttatttatgtttctttccttttgtctcttgctttacatctgaatcttttatgctttttgatgttatgacaaaaagggggagaaaatatatgataaatgatctgatcagttaccgagtaaaaaggctccacatttactaacagaagctgcaagcttcatacgTTTTTAAGTtgtgcaggaatcaaagattcgagatcaacatgagaagcaacaagatgatgaatcaagctcctggattcttgaagcaagctgagtgctaggaagcttcagaatcagaagcaagaagcaagaatgatctgaaattctgataatagaatatgatccaaatcattgtctatttgctctgatacattgtctattggatatgatatattctatatggcttatatggccctgatacatattttgtgttctgatacacattttatgttctaactcattcatgctgacttttgtcgtttagttttgttctgtaacatttcaggatgtagagatgctctgatgatgctctggtacattcaacaatgttctgatacaatctagcatgaagtgatgtaagaagaaattcaaagctctgaagctatccgagggaagcaggaatcagaagctgtgaatgttcgaaagatccagaaaactcaagttctgaagctgtcctaaatggaagcatgaatcagaagctgtgaatgttctgaagatcaaagaaattcaagttctgaagctgtcctaaatggaagcaggaatcagaagctgtgaatgttctgaagatcaaagaaattcaagttctgaagctgtcctaaatggaagcaggaatcagaagctgtgagtgttctagggatctaaagaaattcaagttctgaagctgtccaatggaagcagaagtcagaagctatgaattatcagaagcaagaagcttatgtgatcgtctctaccgaaataatcagggaagtcttttattattaaagttcttcgagtatttatttcagggggagattattcatctcagggggagattgttaatctcagggggagacatattcacatgcttatgctatagctgtgtaatttgtctttagccgtctgctctttctgatcgcaaattcatatcatttatatatgtttttgtcatcatcaaaaagggggagattgttagaacaagatttgttctgatcaatattcttagttttgatgataacaaggatatgaattttgtgtgagataatgtggtactctaatacattgcaatttccatttcaggaaatatataaagagtatgcacaaatcagcgctcagaagcttcgtctcagaaggttcagcatgcaacatcagaacatggtctggcaagacatcagaagatggtcaaggcagaatcagaacatggatctatgaaagcatcagaagaacttgaggtcagaagcagaagcactgaagttctcatggtatcacgctcagaagcacttcaaggtcagaagacaagaagatgctatgcaccaagctgtttgactctgatgatattcaaatattatattcaaacatcagatcagaagaaagtacaggtggcaggctacgctgactgacaaaaggaacgttggaagctattaaaggcaacgtcagtagacacagcgtgaacaaggctcgaggtagttgacaaaagcgtgaaacattaaatgcaaagctgtacggaacacgcaaagcattaaatgcgttcaacggtcatcttctcaaacgcctataaatatgaagttctgatgagaagcaaggtaaccaattctgaacgaaattattctgaaagacttgctgaaacgctgttcaattcaaagctcagaaacttcatcttcatcaaagctcactacattgctgttgtaatatattagtgagattaagcttaaacgttaagagaaatatcactgttgtgattatagcttttcagaagcatttgtaatactcttagaattgattacattaatttgtaagtaactagagtgatcaagtgttgatcaggatactctaggaagtcttagcttgtgtctaagcagttgtaattagagtgatcacgtggtggtcaggatactctaagaaagtcttagcttgtgtctaagcatttgttcctagagtgatcaggttgtgatcaggatactctagaagacttagtcgcggactaagtggaaaaccattgtaatctgttgcgattagtggattaaatcctcaggtgaggtaaatcactccgtgggggtggactggagtagtttagttaacaacgaaccaggataaaaataactgtgcatattgtttttatcgttcaagtttttagactacacttattcaaaccccccccccctttctaagtgtttttctatccttcaatccaAAGGTCTATTGGTAGACGCCACGTGATAAAGTATATAGAAAAAACAGGCATGCCTAGAGACATGAGCAACACAAAACCTTAGAGGAAGAGTTATGGTTCATCATCACAAAAAACAAGTAAGTGTCATATTGTCCATAGTGGATAGTTGTTATGGACAGATAATCTGAATGGAACAACaattaagtgattataaaattaattttaaaattgttccGATTAAGTACGATAACACTAGAGCTTTAAACCTCACTAAAAATATGGTACTTTACTCTTGGacaaaacatattgagattaatcACTACTTAATTATGGATAATGTTTTAAAAGAGTATTGTGTAATTGAGTTTATGTCTTCATATACTCAACTGACAAACATTTTTACCAAGCTTCTGCCTAAAGAAAACTTATTTTTTGTTAGAATTAAATTAGGAACTCTAAACCAATCATGCAttgatgcaaatgatttatgTGTTTCTTTTAGCTCCACTTCTTCTTTATTTCTTCTCAGTGTGAAATATGTGTTATTCTATGTGCTATTTATTTGGTTATCTATTTTTTCCTACCTTTTGATTATGACAGAGAGGTGAAGTATAATCTCAGGGGAGTAGAGTATACTATCTTTATCTCTAATGGGGAGTTAACAAATCCAATAGTTTTCATCTAAATCTTTCTATCTTCGCACCTCATTGAGAGATGTGTTGTCATCTGATCGCATGTATCCGCAAGTATACAAAGTGTATCAGAGTAAATATAAAAGGTTATCGAACCAATAGAGACCTAATGGTCAATCTATCATTTACTATTTTTACGATGTTTATCTAAGGCTATCGTTAGAAGGTTTGGAATAAGcagaacaaaataaaataataactttaAAAAATTCAGGGAGATAATGCTAGAATGTGGTTTTCACCGAACAACAGCACTCTTATTATCTATAATTAGGATTATTTACAGGACAGTATTTTCTACCTTGAAAAAGAATTAATTGAACATGAATCGCCGCTCTTGCGTATTCAGAATCTGATTTTACTCACTAGTTTTTACCGTGGTTGTCACGTTCCACAGTTGCGTTTGCGttaaattagtaaatcattttttaagaaattaaacattTTACTCAGTTAAAAAGTGGTTGTTATTGGAAAGTTTAAATTAAAAGTGTTACCGACATTTGCTCGGATAATCGGATCCTAAACCTTGAACACATCtgctaataatttcaaaatcacttTTCTATAAATATTAAACACTCCTACTTAATTAATAAAGTGTTTTTGCGGTATCTATTAACCAAAAACAAACCAATTTTAGTCTTTAGTATCATACGGCTTTTGATCTTACCAGACATGTTCACGGTTCTATCTTCGTAATAACTGATCAAATTAAGTTCAGAAAAATTGTGTTAAAACCAAACCAGCCATTAATTGTAATCCTAAAGAAACAACATAAAGAGCCCCGTCAAATCGAGGGTCCTCACATTCCAACACTAAGAAGTTAGCTAGACATGCTCACGATAAAAGTAAAGGCTTTTAATTGAAACACGAAATTAAACATATTAAGAATGCGATAAATTAGAGTAAGGGGCATGCAAAGTTAAGTGCAGGAAAGTAAAGCAAGGAAGATAAATGTGCaatataaacaaacaaaacaaataaaaagtaaataatgTGGAATAAATTAGGAACCTGCTCCAAACGGAGACTTGAATCTGGTACAATGGAAATAAACTTCGACAGAATGTAAATGACATAAATAAACTTCCACGAAATGTAAATGCAGGAAGATAaataactttaaagtaaatgtgcttcaaacccgacaacaacaacaatgcgATAACTCTCTGATGTGAAGAATTAAATCCTTTTGAATGTAAATTTATGCCTAAGTTGTACTAAGTTTGGATGAATCAAAAAGTGAAATGTTTCCACTATTTATAATGGTTAGAGAACCTAAAATGTAACTTGGTGATTGCTGACTTTGTTTGAGAGAAGGTACGGAAGAGTGGAGGAAGTGGAGACCAAGCCAAAGCCCATTTTCCAACTGCCTAGAAAATTTAAAGGATGGAGAACACCATCCCCTTGTGGAAAACGCCACCTTCCAAAAATGGGGAAGACTTGGTCTTTTTGATTGTTAGTGGGTGGGACACGTCATTCGCCTTTTGGATTTCTCCATATCGAATGCCATGTTGAACGCCTTGAGTGcagaaaaatctttttttctatgTTTTCTGTCCAATTCACTTTGTTTCTTCACGCAAGCCTCTCATATGGTCAAATACCTGAAAAGTAGACAAAACACCAACATAACAATAGAAATAAAGACAAAAAACGATAAAACATGTACAAATCGAGTCAAATATGTGTTGTGTTTCAGTGTTATAATCATCAAAGAGAGGGGAAATGTGATGCCATATATTGTATCAGTGATCataattttgatgatgacaataacaataaattaaaaatttacaaTGTAAGATAGAAGTTCATATTGATTCCAAGGAGATTCACAATGCATTATACATGAGAAATATAACATGGGCGCGTGGACAACTCTTCTTTGTTAGATTCAAAGAGAACTAAGGCAAGATATGAAGGTTCACATACTTCATGTGTATCGCAAGGCAAACCATTGTGCCGATGCCCTTGCAAAACTTGGAGTTTACTATAAGGTAGGAATAAAGTATTTTGATAGTAGTCCTCTAGAAGTGTACGATAATTATGTAGCTGATATAATTGGTAAATCCTTTACGAGGATTTCTGCTTTGtagatatttttttcttttaggcTTCGACCCtccttaataaaaaaataataaagtaaaactATCATAAGCATCATCAAGTAAGAAAAAGGATTTAAGTAACTAAAAAAGCAAGATAGTATCAATGTTTGGATCAAGAGAATCAAATGCTAAGAACAACATCAAAGAAATTGAAGTATTTTGGAAACTCACATGTGATCTTGTGCTTTAGTTGCTTTTATTTGTCTatgattattaaatttttatatttggtGTGAGTAGCCATCAAAGTACTAATGTAATACGCgcacacaaacatacacttaaacATTTCTCTAAATGTATATGTTTTCAAAATaatcttaaatatgatttttgccCAATAATAACTCATTAAGAAGCCTATTTAATCTATTGGAAACAAAATTTCCTCTATAATCAATTAGGGCATTTGTCTAATTGACAATGAAGTGAACTCATCCTATAACTTATTGGGAAGCCCGTTAATCGATTAAGTTTTAGATCTAACAAGTTCTTTACTAATTTTCTAGGTCATAATCAATTAACATCATAGTATAATGAATTATCATGTGGTTTTGAcattaaaaatatttcatttcCTATTCAAAACtataagaacaagatttggttctacaTATGGCCTTTGAATTTTGATGATAATTGAACATGTTATCTAAGAGAACAATCTTGTATGATATGGTTTCTGTCTAGTGTGTGGTTGTTCTCAATATGATTCTGACTCTGATATAAAGATGTGTGACGTCATCAAATTTTGATATTAACACTCTGGAAGAAAACATATGATGTGTACAAGATAAAGTCAAGATTCAAGAATGCTTCTAATACAACGGTTCTAATGAACGTTAGTTTTGAAGCTTCTAATTGAGACTTTATAAGAAAAGCCTAGAAGGCTTTCTAATATGATGCGTTTCTAATGTTACATAGTTCTGAAGATTTTGAAGATACAATATTTGAAGGTCAAGTTGTGAAAATTTTATGAAGACAAGGTTCAATTGACGAAATGCTGAAGACTCTAAAGATAAGAACGTGCTTAATGaattctgaagactctgaagacaaggttctgaagACTCTGTAGATATTACTTCTTATAGAACAAGTGCTGAAGATTCTCAAGATAAGATTCTGTTgaacaaagatcttggaattttgaagacTGGGTTCTGAAGTTGCAAAATATTGACTCTTCTACAATAAGCTTCGTCAATGTTATATTTGAAGCCTCTGAAGACATTAGAAACACTGAAGATCAGAATGGTTTTGAGCTGAAtataaaagtacaagaactctATGACCTCTACCTCGATAAAATGGCGCAAGGACAACTTTTCTATATTGTGATGTTGACCATTCGTTAAAAGTGACTGTTGGAACTTTGTTGTTGGAATATGTTTCCAAGACTTCCCTTCGACGAATCTATCCCCTCAAGCTCTATAAATTGAAGATCTGAAAGCTTGAAGAGTTGTTGGTGAGTGTGCCGCTAGCTGGGTGCTGTTGTTCAAGACCAAAGCGCCGATGAAATGCTGATGCAAATGGAAGCTAAATTGAAATATCCAAATACAGTTTGAAGAAAAGATTTGGCTCAAAGattaagaagaagttgaattcgaAGCTGAAGCATTAGGAACTCTTTCGCGTAAAGAAGAGAAAATGCTCGTGTCTTGATTCTGAAGCATGAAGACTTCAAGATGGGAATTCTTGAAGAAGACAATCAGAAGCTTACGATTACTGGTCATGCATGCTGAAGATTTGGAGTAACGCTTCTTATGAAGAACTGAAAGTTGATGAAGATTAAGCTAGACAATATTACTCAGAAGAAAATAAAACTGTTATGCTTAAGAATTCATCAAGATCAGAAGCTGAAGAGATCAAGATCAGAAATCTGAAGATGAAGACAAGATGTTGCTTTAGTTGAGAAGAAGAATCTTCACAATAGATCTAAAGAATCCAAGACTGTTGGTCACTCCAAAGTCTATCTCTATAAAGAGAAATCTGATGGCAAAAGAAGTCACTTGCTACAAGTGAAATAAGTGATGTTAGATTATAAGGTATTTCCTTCTAAAGAAGATAAGCCGAAGAAGAAAGCATGAAATTCTTACAAAGAAAATTCTGAAGACGACGACGAAGAAGAAGCTAGCTAACAAAACACTGATGGTTATTGTTAGAAAGTGTGATGCAGAAGATCTCTCTAAGAGATGAAACCGTTTCTTATATAAAAGAGACCATCTCTACTGCAGATGCTCTATAGTGCAGCCGAAGCACTGCCTATGGTTATTAGGATTCTGACTACGCGCATAGAATGGAGATATCTGTTCTAGAATCGTCACAGGATTCTAAAGTGACCAGAAGAGAAGTTCTTCTGTGTCCGAAGTAAATTCAATGAAGAGCCACATACGTTACATTAGAATTTCTGAGTATTGTCGTACGTGTGTTTATGAAGAGAAATGGTTGTAACATAGACAATTAAGTCATGTTAGCTTGAGAAAGGTATCACAGCTGAACAAGCTTAAGTTTGTCAGAATGTCTTCCATAATTTCTTTTCAGAAGCTCCTGATACATGAATGTATCTTTCTATGTTCACTACTTTCTGAACTCATGTGACTGAGTGAAAGTATGAGATTGTTCAATATTATAATTCATCTCGTATAAACAATCAAAGAACACTTAGTTTGAGAAGCTATATGGtgagaagaagattctgatgtTCTAGTTCTTCACCGTCAGATTCAAAAGTTGAAGATAAAACAGGATCGTGAAAAGAAATAGCATGAATCATGACTGATGAAATCATCATGACGAAGCATATCTAAAAAAGCTATAACATGTCCATTCAGAACAGAATATGACTCGAATATATTCTGATGCATCTTGGTTTTAATTCACTTTTATTCACAATTAATTTTATTGAGTTGAGTcactttaaattaatttttgtcaCCTCGTAGTCAAACACACTTTCAATTGAtcattaagtttatatttttaaaactaattttattttcttccaaAGTATTCATCTAATTTtactatataaaataaaaaaaatttaaaaacacctCACTACTTCATCCAAATGATGTGGCCTAGAGTCAAGTTTTGAATTTGGAAGCAATCCGAAAGGCTTTTTTCATTGAGGTAGTATTTTTGGGGTCTCAAAATGGAAATATAGAAAAATAGACCTAGGTCAAGATATAGATAAATAGATGGTAGGGAACTgaaatagaaagaagaaaaagagaaacaTGAAAAAGCTCTCTGAATCTAATCCACTTCTCCTCATCCTCCTTATAGCCCTCTAACCAACTTCCATACTCATAAACCATTACATCATTCTCATCCACTCTTCACCATAACCAAATACCCCAAACCCCAAATTTCTCaccaatttcaaaatcaaaacccattcaaaatcacacaaaaGTGAAGCAAAAATGGTTaatgggtggagaaaagcattttGCACATCCATTCCTAGGGacagagaaccaaaaatcataacAGAGAAAAAACAACAACATTGTGAAAACTCTTCCACCAATCCAAGTCCTAGAATAAGTTCCAGGTTTGGTTTTTTCTCGAATCCATCAACACCAAGATGTCAATCTCAACCTTCATCAACAGGTTCATCTACTCTTCGTTGCAGAACCTCCGTTTCAACAACTTGTTCTGTTCCCAACAGTCCAAAACTCCAATGCAGTTCTAACCGCAAAACTCCTAAATCATTCACTCTCTCCAATCCCTCTTCACCAAAATCACCTTCAAGCTTCTCTTTTCTCAAAGCTACTTTGCGCTTATCCAAAGTAAGTTAACAAAATTCAACCCTAAGTTACAACAATTAATCATATAAATCATATCTTACTTATAAAACAATAtactaatttatattttttattatgtgcAGAATCGATGTGGAATATGTATGCAGAGTGTGAAAAGTGGTCAAGGAACTGCAATTTACACAGCTGAATGCTCTCATACTTTTCATTTTCCTTGCATATCTTCCCACGTGACAAAGCAACCATTACACGTGTGTCCTGTTTGTGGTACAAACTGGAAGGAGCTACCGGTGCTAGCAATTCACAACGAGAAGAAAACTTGTGAGGGAAACAGAAATTTCAAAGTCTACAATGATGATGAACCTCTTATGTCACCAACTTCTCTCTCTAGCTTCAATCCGATTCCTGAATCGGAAAACGAAACggaagatgaggatgatgaaAAGATAGAGTTTCAAGGCTTTAATGTGAATCCTGTTGGTAATGTTTCGTCTTCGCCGGTGGTGAAGAGGAATCTCGAGGTTTGTTTGATGCCAGAAACTGCTGTTGTTGCTGCAAATCGGAATTACGAAACTTATGCTGTAGTTTTGAAGATGAGGCCTCCGACGCTTACGCCGGTTTCTTATAAGGCTGCGCGTCGTGCTCCGGTTGATATTGTTACTGTTCTCGACGTCGGCGGAGGTATGTCCGGAGAGAAGCTTCGTTTGCTGAAGAACACCATGAGACTTGTGATCTCTTCTCTGAGTCCTACCGATCGTCTCTCAATTGTCGCATTCTCCGGCGGATCCAAGAGATTGTTACCGCTCAAGAGAATGACCGGCGGTGGTCAAAGATCTGCGCGACGTATTGTGGAAGCACTCGCCGCGATTGATCAAACCAGAGAAGGCGTTCCGGCGAAGAATGATGCATTGAAGAAAGCAGCAAAAGTCCTGGAGGATCGGAGAGAGAAAAACTCCGTCGCCTGCATAATTGTTCTCTCTGACATCATCGACTCACGCGCCTTCAACGCTTCGTTTCAAAAATCCACTCTAGTTTCCTCCACGCGCCTTCCAAACCTTGACATTCCAATTCACCTTGTGCGCTTTCCTAAAGAAGGCGAGTGCATCAACGCGCCCGACGAAACGCTTGCGAAATGTGTAACAAATTTGTTGAGCATGGTGGCTCAGGACGTTAGGATTCAGTTAAAAATTGTTTCACGCTCCCGTCCCGTTGAAATTGCAGCAGTATACTCACTCGCGGGTCGACCCGCTCCACTCGGATCGGGTTTAATCAAAATCGGCGATTTGTACTCCGAAGAAGAAAGAGAATTATTATTGGAACTGAAAGTGCCAGCTGTATCTGCTGGGTCCCACCATGTTTTAACCGTGCTATCTTCTTACCGTGACCCCCTCACTCGTGAGATTCAGAATCCCGTTGAGCAGGCAATGTTAATACCTCGTCCCCACACCGTACGATCCTCGAACGAAAAGATCGAAAGGCTGAGAAATCTCCACGTCACTGTACGAGCTGTAGCCGAGTCAAGTCGTCTCGTTGATCACAGTGATCTCTCCGGAGCTCATCATTTGCTTTCATCAGCTCGAGCTCTTCTCTTGCAGTCAAGTAAGCCGGTTGAGGAGTATATGCGCTGGATTGAAGCCGAGCAAGCCGATCTTCAGAAGCGCAGACAGCAGAGTCAAAATCAGAGTCAAAGACAGAGAAACAGTCGAGCAGAAGAGAAATTGGAGCCGCTTACGCCGACTTCAGCTTGGAGAGCCGCTGAGAGATTAGCCAAAGTTGCTATCATGAGAAAGTCTATGAATAGAGTCAGTGATTTACATGGCTTTGAGAATGCAAGATTTtagagttattaaaaaaaaacactaattgtaattttatttttaatttttataatgttGTGCATAGggtaaaattaagaattttattactaatagagaattttatttttattgtataaATGAACCGACTAAAGCTTCTGCTATAATAGCAACAAAAGGTAGCAGACGTTATTACCCTTTTCTGTGACTATGGCAGAATGAACCCACATGAGTTGATTGGGGCTATTAGGTTTTGTATTCTTGTGTTTTGTCATTTTACTACTTGCTCTTACAATTTTCGAAAATCCCAAAGTTTTATTATTATGCAATCAATTCATATGGATCCAAAGTGTATTCTGTTCAGAGAATAGAAATAgtatagatatattaaatgagaatcCTAAGTTGATTCATTGTGCTCAGAatatcaataataaattaataatactaGCTGCTGTTCAATGGTCCAAATCAATAGAATGTGGATATAAAATAAGTGTTAGTCAACAGTGTATTTTGTTTGAATTAGTGTTTAATCCTGTTTTTAAAGAATTCAGGATGGAGGGGGGcaatttttctttctttgtttctaGTCTAATCTTAAGACAATGCATGTGGAATTCTGCTTTCTGACGTTGCATCAATATCCTATGTTGCTGCCTCAATGCAAAGTGATGTTGGAAAAGTTGGATTATGCCAAAAAGAACTTCCAAAATGCAAAATTTTAGTGAGATGATGATGAGTGCTATAAAGTTAAAAGTAAAACTACCCCACTAATGGTGAATCCAAAGAGGATAGTAACATTTACTAAAATACAAAGCAATTATGAATACTGTTTAGGAAAAGTTTAAAGGAGCTTCATAGTTGTTAAAAATAAAGTTGTACTGTACATAAGTATTCAAAGCTTTCATTCATGTAATGTAACATA is part of the Vicia villosa cultivar HV-30 ecotype Madison, WI linkage group LG2, Vvil1.0, whole genome shotgun sequence genome and encodes:
- the LOC131651766 gene encoding E3 ubiquitin-protein ligase WAVH1-like, with product MVNGWRKAFCTSIPRDREPKIITEKKQQHCENSSTNPSPRISSRFGFFSNPSTPRCQSQPSSTGSSTLRCRTSVSTTCSVPNSPKLQCSSNRKTPKSFTLSNPSSPKSPSSFSFLKATLRLSKNRCGICMQSVKSGQGTAIYTAECSHTFHFPCISSHVTKQPLHVCPVCGTNWKELPVLAIHNEKKTCEGNRNFKVYNDDEPLMSPTSLSSFNPIPESENETEDEDDEKIEFQGFNVNPVGNVSSSPVVKRNLEVCLMPETAVVAANRNYETYAVVLKMRPPTLTPVSYKAARRAPVDIVTVLDVGGGMSGEKLRLLKNTMRLVISSLSPTDRLSIVAFSGGSKRLLPLKRMTGGGQRSARRIVEALAAIDQTREGVPAKNDALKKAAKVLEDRREKNSVACIIVLSDIIDSRAFNASFQKSTLVSSTRLPNLDIPIHLVRFPKEGECINAPDETLAKCVTNLLSMVAQDVRIQLKIVSRSRPVEIAAVYSLAGRPAPLGSGLIKIGDLYSEEERELLLELKVPAVSAGSHHVLTVLSSYRDPLTREIQNPVEQAMLIPRPHTVRSSNEKIERLRNLHVTVRAVAESSRLVDHSDLSGAHHLLSSARALLLQSSKPVEEYMRWIEAEQADLQKRRQQSQNQSQRQRNSRAEEKLEPLTPTSAWRAAERLAKVAIMRKSMNRVSDLHGFENARF